One Tursiops truncatus isolate mTurTru1 chromosome 3, mTurTru1.mat.Y, whole genome shotgun sequence DNA segment encodes these proteins:
- the TMEM171 gene encoding transmembrane protein 171 — protein MSPAAAAEPDGVQGDRRVTKLIFFLFVVGAILLCVGVLLSIFGFQACQYETLPDCSMVLKISGPACAVIGLGAVVLARSRARLQRSEERLRGNRGASDRAFLCGESRQFVQCLIFGFLFLTSGMLISILGIWVPGCGSDWVQEPLNETDTADSEPQICGFLSLQILGPLIVLVGLCFFVVAHVKKRNNSNVGQDASESEERQTQNMEPVQVTVGDAVIIFPPPPPPYFPESSVSAATRSPGADGWLPNESPPSYYSIFNYRTPTPEGQGAASERDCESIYTISGTASSSETSHTPCLSSELPPRYEEKEAAAPTSLSPSSEPSPP, from the exons ATGTCTCCCGCAGCTGCTGCCGAGCCAGATGGGGTCCAGGGAGACAGGCGTGTCACCAagctcattttcttcctttttgtcgTCGGTGCTATCCTGCTGTGTGTGGGAGTCCTGCTCTCCATCTTTGGGTTCCAGGCATGCCAATACGAAACCCTCCCAGACTGTAGCATGGTGCTGAAGATCTCCGGGCCCGCGTGTGCCGTGATTGGGCTGGGGGCTGTGGTCCTGGCCCGCTCCCGGGCACGACTTCAGCGAAGTGAGGAGCGCCTGCGAGGCAACCGGGGGGCCTCCGACCGAGCCTTCCTCTGTGGGGAGAGCCGCCAGTTTGTCCAGTGTCTCATCTTTGGGTTTCTGTTCCTGACGAGTGGTATGCTCATCAGCATACTGGGCATTTGGGTCCCCGGGTGTGGCTCAGACTGGGTGCAGGAACCGCTGAATGAGACAGACACTGCTGACTCAGAGCCCCAGATCTGTGGATTCCTGtccctgcagatcttgggaccCTTGATTGTGCTTGTGGGATTGTGTTTCTTCGTGGTTGCCCATGTTAAGAAGAGAAACAACTCGAATGTGGGCCAGGATGCTTCTGAAAGTGAAGAGAGACAGACCCAGAACATGGAGCCCGTCCAGGTCACTGTAG GTGATGCCGTGATCATattcccacctcctccaccaccttaCTTTCCTGAGTCTTCAGTTTCTGCAGCTACTCGGAGTCCTGGGGCTGACGGTTGGCTCCCAAATGAAAGTCCACCTTCAtattacagtatttttaactatag GACCCCAACTCCTGAGGGCCAAGGCGCAGCCTCTGAGAGAGACTGTGAATCTATATATACTATTTCTGGGACTGCTTCATCCTCTGAGACCTCACACACTCCCTGTCTCTCATCCGAATTGCCTCCcagatatgaagaaaaagaagctgCTGCCCCCACATCCTTGTCTCCATCTTCTGAGCCTTCCCCACCATGA